The genomic segment CAGATGAGCCCGGGTCAGATCGGCCCCCTGCATTTGCGCCCCATCCAACAGGGCTCCCTGCAGCGAAGCGTTTCTCATGGAGGCTGCGCGAAGCCAGGTGCAATCATGTTTGTCGTGCGGATTGGCGAGTCTCGAAGTCAGATCGTCAACCCAGTCATGCTCCCACGGCTTTTCATTGCCGTTCGAGTCAGTCCTGACAAACTGCGTCTCGCCGCATCCGAATTGCGCACCTCGCAGGTCCGCACCGTCGAAATTGACCTCCTGAAGATAGGCCCCGGTGAAATCGACACCCGTGAACCGAGCCGCGGTCAGCACGGCCCCTTCCAGTCGCCGGCCTCGCAAGGACATCGGCTCGCTAGAGGACGACGCTGCACTGAACTCCGGCAGCACAAGGCGGTTGGACCAGACGCTTACGGGCCTGCGCGTCACCGCATCGACGTCTCCTGCAACCAGCAGCGTATGCAGGGACAGGAATTTGGCCTCGCGCGAGTGTTGCTCGGCCTTTGCCGGAAGTGCCGGCGACACCCATGAGGCCGGGATAAACCGCAGGGCCGGCAGCGCCGAATGCAGCCATTCCCCCGGGAATGTCGCAAGCGCGCCGATCATCAGTATCACCAGCGCGCTTGACCGCCCCCTCAACAGGCCACCGCAGGCTATTGCGTAACCTGAGACGCGCGATCCGTCCCCGGTTGATCGAGGGCCATATCGCCCAGATGAGAGCGAGGTCGATCACCACGGCCACCCGCTGCCACCAGGTGACTTGCTCGCTGTGATAGGCCAGGAACTGGAGCTGAAACAGCATCAACAACCCGATCGGCAGCACGATCAAGCTGATCTGCGCAATGAGGCGAAACATTAAACCTACTCCGCCCGATCGGACGCCGGGAGGCCCGGCGACGAATTGAACGAAGACGTTGCTCGGCAATTGCCGGCGCAAGCTCGCGCGGATGTCATCATCGTCGATTTGCAGCCGGAGCTGCTGGTGGAAGGCGCCCGCCTTGTCGGCGAGCAGCATGAAATGCAGCAGCACATAGGCATGGACGACGAGGAAAAGGGCCGGCCCCATGATGAAGAAGGCGACTAGGGGCAGTTCGACATTCAGGAACGGAAGCTTGACCGATTTCTCGAACAGGAGATCGCGATGGGTCACGCTGCCGGCTGCGATGGCGAGATACAGCAGCACGAAGAGATAGCTGAGCCAGAGGCCGGCGCTGACATTTGCTGCATCGACGACCGCGCCGCGCAATGCGTCGAGATCGTTCGCCTTGGAAGCAAATGCCGGCAGGCCCGGCTTCGGCTGGGGAGACGCATGCCCGGCAGGCGCGTCCGCAGGCGCCGGATTGGTGCCTGCGGACGGCTCGGGACCTCCTGCAGGCACCACCGGATCCGTCATCGCTGAAACCGCTTTCGGACGAAGCGACCGAAATAAAGAGCAAACGGCAATATCGCCGCACAAGGCGGCCCTGCCGACTTTATCCGAAAGGGGGTAGGCAATCTATGGGTGTATTCCTGACACCGCACCGGCCGCCCCCGCTCGCGGCCGGCGTCGAGCGAGCAGAACCAGGATCAGCACCGTCGCGCAGGAGAACGCCAGCGTCAGGCCGAGCGCGCCGCGGCTGCCGAATTGGGTGAGCAGACCGACCAGGAGCGGCGGCGAGATCGCGGAGGCCAGATTGAGCGGCAGCGCGATCATCGACATCGCCTTGGCGAACTCGGCCTGGTCGTAGAACACGAGCGGGATGGTCGCCCGCGCCACCGCCATTGCGCCGCTGCCGGCGCCATAGAGCAGGATGAAGACCGCCACCGCCCAGGTGGCGCCCTCGCTCGTCATCAGCAGCAGCATGGCGACCGGCAAGGCGCTGCCCGCGACGAGCCCGGTGGTGATGCCGTCCCATCGCCCGCCGCCGAGGAAATCCAGTCCGCGGGCGCTGACCTGGATCACGCCCAGCATCGAGCCGAACAAAAGCGCCTGAGCCGGCGCCAGCCCCTCCGCCCGGAGCAGCTCGATCAGGATCGCGCCGATGCCGAAATTGACGAAGGCGTTCAGCGTGATTGCGGCGACGACGAGGCCGAACGTGCTCCGTGCAATCGCGGGTGGCGGCAGCCGCTTCGCCGGCGCGGCGCCATCGTCCTTTGCGATCTTCCGGCGCGGCGCGGCGAACGCATAGAGCGGGAGGCTGACGAGGAGCATCATCGCCGCGTAGACCAGGCATGTCCCCCGCCAGCCGAGGTGACCGCTCAGGAACGAGGTCGTTGGCCAGAAGATGCTGCTGGACAGGCCCGTCACCAGCATCAGCGCGCCGATCGCGTTCTTGGCCTGCCTCCCCGCGATCTCGTTCAACATGATGTAGGCGCCGGTCGACAGCGTCGCGCTGCCGGCGATGCCGAGGATGATCCATGCGGCGAAATACAGCATCGGCTCGCGCGCGAGCGACAGCAGCACGAAGCCCGGCGCAGTGACGATCGTGCCGACCATCATGACCGTCCGCGCCCCGTGCCGCGC from the Bradyrhizobium sp. WBAH42 genome contains:
- a CDS encoding MFS transporter — translated: MQFLKSDGRLIGVLLVLAITQLVGWGTIGLPAIVGRDLAADLGMSLPAVFAGTSVLYVSMGLCGPLLAKSFARHGARTVMMVGTIVTAPGFVLLSLAREPMLYFAAWIILGIAGSATLSTGAYIMLNEIAGRQAKNAIGALMLVTGLSSSIFWPTTSFLSGHLGWRGTCLVYAAMMLLVSLPLYAFAAPRRKIAKDDGAAPAKRLPPPAIARSTFGLVVAAITLNAFVNFGIGAILIELLRAEGLAPAQALLFGSMLGVIQVSARGLDFLGGGRWDGITTGLVAGSALPVAMLLLMTSEGATWAVAVFILLYGAGSGAMAVARATIPLVFYDQAEFAKAMSMIALPLNLASAISPPLLVGLLTQFGSRGALGLTLAFSCATVLILVLLARRRPRAGAAGAVSGIHP